The genomic stretch GGCAAATACCGTTGGCTTATCGTATTTCACCATTGTCTTCCCAAGTGCTGCAACGCGTGAGACGCTGCTTGATCACCTGCGCAGCACAGGTGTCGACGTCTCAAATAACGGCAGCGCCTATGTGGTGCATGACCCTGCAGGCATCGCGATTCACCTCGCAGTTAAAGCCGCTTAATGAGAAGTCGTGCCTTGTCCGTAAATCGTTCGGTACATTTTCGGAGATACAGTCTCGGCTGAACGAAACACACGTATAAAATAACTCGCTTGTGCGAATCCGCACCGAGCCGCAACCTCTGTCACGGATAAAGCCGTCGTCGCCAGCAGCAGCTTCGCTGCATCGATACGGCATTCCGTGACATAGTGATTCGGCGTCTTTCCCATCACCTGCTGAAACAGCCGCAAGAAGTGATACGAGCTGTAGCCCGCCAGTGCCGCCATCCGCTCCAAGCTCCACGGCTCCTCACATTTATACCGTATTTGATCCGCTGCTACCCGAATCGCATTTTGCTTCTCTAATGCGGAAGAACCCTCCAAACGCTCTGAATGCTGTACGAGCTCAACCAATATTTCGTACAGCAGCGCAGACAAGCGCGGCTCATTGCCCGTCTCGAATGGACTGCACAATGCATACATTTCCTCCATCAGCTCCTTGAACCTTTCACGATTAGAGAACGTAAACAGCCAGCCGCCAGACTCATCAGCCTCTCTTAGCATAGGCAGCGGGATCTGTGTTTCAAAATGAATCCACCGCACATCCCACGGATCTTCCACGCTTGAGCCATACTGCTGAAAAGCATGCTTCGGATACAAAAAGCCGTCGCCAGCTCCAAGCTCCAGCCGTTCACCGCCACTGCCGCTGCGTACATAGCCGCTTCCCTTATAAATCAGATGCAAATTATAATGCTTCAGCTGCCCCTGCTCTCTTCGCTCGGCATGCTGAGGGAAATCCGTGTAGCGACCAATTAAATCGGGATAACATACATAATGGGAAAAAGATGGATTGGGGATAATATAATGCTTGATCATCGCCGCCGGCTCCCTTCTTTAAGTTCGCAATATTGTATCATAAATCGCAGGATATTGTCATTTACGCCAATTCTTATTGATTTTACAATTAAGAAACATACTAATGATTCGCAATATATTCTTATATTTAATCAATCATTTTAGGAGGAACAACAATTGAAGCCTATCGACGCCTTAAAAGAATTTCGCCTTGGCACCTGCTATTACCCGGAGCATTGGCCTGAAGCCTTGTGGGAGGATGACTTCCGCCGGATGAGCGAGCTTGGCTTCTCCATCGTACGTGTCGCAGAATTTGCTTGGTCGATTTTCGAACCTGAAGAGGGTGTTTTCTCATTCGAGCTATTTGATCGGGCGCTCGCTCTTGCCCATAAGCATGGCATAAAGGTAATCATCGGTACGCCAACAGCCACGCCTCCCGCATGGCTTACTCATAAATACCCTGAGGTACTGAATGTTACACAGGAAGGCGTAACGCTGCAGCACGGACTTCGTCGCCATTACAACTACAGCAGCCAAAAATACCGCGAGCTGTCTGCGATCATTACGCGCAAAATGGCCGAGCATTATAAGGATCATCCGGCTGTCATCGGCTGGCAGATCGATAATGAATTCAACTGCGAAATTGGCGTGTTTTATGCGCCTGCCGATCATGATGCGTTTCGCATTTGGCTGCAGGAGAAATACGGTACGCTGGACAAGCTGAACGAAGCTTGGGGAACTGTTTTTTGGAGCCAAACGTATTCTGCTTGGGAGCAAGTATTTCTGCCTCGTCCAACACCAGCAGATCATCAGCCAAATCCTCATCAAGCGCTCGACGAGAAACGGTTTATATCTGACAATACGATTTCCTACGCTAAGGTGCAGGGAGATATTTTGCGCAAGGTCGCTCCTAATCACTGGGTAACGACAAATGGGCTATTCGGTCATTTGGACAGCCACCGGATGAATGACGAGCTGCTCGATTTTTTCAGCTACGATTCCTATCCGCAGTTCTCCACCATCTTTTATGATAAGAATGAAGTGAACCCGCTCGCCGATAGAGGCTGGAGCCAGACACTTGGAGCGGTTCGCTCCATCTCGCCAAACTTTGCCATTATGGAGCAGCAATCCGGTCCCGGCGGCTGGGTTAACCGTATGGATATGCCCTCGCCCAAGCCTGGGCAGATGCGCCTCTGGACTTATCAATCCATTGCGCACGGCGCAAATATGGTTCTATACTTCCGCTGGCGGACGGCGACGGTTGGCAACGAGATCTATTGGCACGGCATTAACGACTATCACAATCAACCGAATCGCCGCGTTCGCGAGGCAGGCCAAATCGGAGCAGAGCTTGCTGGGGCAGGCGATCGTATAGCGAATACACAATTTAAAGCTGAGATTGCGCTGCTTCGCGACTATGATAATGAATGGGATGGCGAATACGACGTATGGCATGGCCCGTTCACTTGGCAAAGCGGCAAGGCATGGTTTAAAGCGTTGAACTACAGACATATTCCTAGCGATATGCTTTATGTTCGCAGCGGTACGACCATCGAGGACTTGAAACGCTACAAGGTGCTCGTCTACCCGCATCCTGCGATTATGCGCGATGAGACAGCCGAGCTTCTAGAGCAATACGTTCGTGAGGGAGGCATTATTATTTTCGGCTGCCGAACCGGCTATAAGAATGAGCATGGCCATGCCTACATGCGTCCTTTCCCTGGCGCCGCTGCTGGACTATGCGGTATTTCCGTGGAAGAATTTACGATGGTAAAGGGCTCGCGCGCAGCAACATCCATGAAATGGAGCGGCAGCGGGGAAGCCTTGACTGGTGCAGATTCCTTCAATGAGATTCTGGTTGTGGAAAGCGATTCGGCTGAAGCAGTCGCTCATTACGCTTCCGACTACTATGCAGGCAAACCCGCGGTGACAAAAAACGTGTTCGGTGAAGGACAGGCTTGGTATTACGGAGCTGTGTTCAATGAGGAAGCTGCAGGACAAATCATCGAGCGGCTTGGTCTTTCTTCGCCTGCTTCCGACTGGCTGACACTTCCTAAAGAAGTAGAGCTGGCCATTCGCGAAGGTGAGGACGGTCCGCTGTATTTCCTGCTCAACTATAGCGAGCAGCCTGCTTTAGTGACACTTAATGAGGAAAAAACGGATCTGCTCACAGGCAGCAAGCTAAGCGGTAGCCTAACCTTAGAAGGCTACGGCGTCGTCGTTCTCAGCTAAATAATTGCGGGGTGAGTCCCGCTTTAAACCAAGAGGATGCCCCAAAAGCCATAAATTCGGCTAGGGCATCCTCTTATTATTTCCAGTTGGTTACAGGTTTCGGTCATTCGGGCGCGATAAGAACACATAGGTGCTTATCACAGCAAAACAGCTTATTTTCTCGAGTGATAAGCACGTATACGTGCTTATCAGGTGGATTTAGTGGCGGGTTTCGGTCATTCGAGCGCGATAAGAACACATAGGTGCTTATCACAGCAAAACAGCTTATTTTCTCGAGTGATAAGCACGTATACGTGCTTATCAGGTGGATTTAGTGACGGGTTTCGGTCATTCGAGCGCGATAAGAACACATAGGTGCTTATCACAGCAAAACAGCTTATTTTCTCGAGTGATAAGCACGTATACGTGCTTATCAGGTGGATTTAGTGGCGGGTTTCGGTCATTCGGGCGCGATAAGAACACATAGGTGCTTATCACAGCAAAACAGATTACTTTCTCGAGTGATAAGTACGTATACGTGCTTATCAGATGGATTTAGTGGCGGGTTTCGGTCATTCGAGCGCGATAAGAACACATAGGTGCTTATCACAGCAAAACAGCTTATTTTCTCGGAAAATAAGAGGGTCCTTCACAAGTGAACTGCACCCATAAATAGCAAGGGCGCTGCCAAAGGAGCCCACATTCTCTATAATAGATTTTTTCGAATCTAACGTTTGTTGACTATAGTATCAAGTTTGTTGTCTAGAAGCACCCAATCCTCCTACTATACAATGTACTTAACAAGTGCATGACAAGCGAGAAGACACCGAAAGGAGTAACAGACATGAGATCTACAGCTGAACAAAAAAATAAAAGAAAGCGCTTACGTTTTCAGTGGCACAAGCAGGATACGGAGCTCACCCTCTTGGCATTGCCTACGACAATTTGGTACATCCTGTTTTGTTTCTTGCCTATGTTCGGGATCATCATTGCCTTCAAAAACTTCAGAATTAGCGGCGGCTTCTTGAGCAATGTGTTTAACAGCCCATGGGTAGGCTTCAAAAACTTTGAGTTCTTATTCAAGTCGAACGATGCTTGGATCATTATTCGAAATACCATCGGATACAATATTATTTTTATCATTCTAGGTATTGTGCTGCCCGTTCTATTCGCTATTATGATCGGACTGCTCCACAATCGCAAAGCAAGTAAAGTCTATCAGACGATGATGTTTCTCCCCTATTTCCTATCTTGGGTTGTCGTATCTGCTGTAGGCTGGGCGTTCCTAAGCTTTGATAAAGGGATTCTCAATCAAATGCTCGTCAATATGGGCGGCGATCCTGTCAACTGGTATATGGAGCCGTCATACTGGCCCTACTTTCTCATTCTCTTAAATGTCTGGAAAGGCTTAGGCTATGGCATGGTCATCTATCTGGCAACCATCACAAGCCTTGACAGCACCTATTATGAGGCAGCTGTTATTGATGGCGCTTCCATTTGGCAGCAGACGAGATACATTACATTGCCCATGCTCAAACTCGTGATCGTCATGCTGTTCATTTTGGCAGTTGGACGTATATTCTACACCGATTTTGGCTTGTTCTATCAGGTCACGCGAGATTCCAATTCTCTGTTCAACGTGGCTACCACCATCGATGTTTTGGTTTATAAACAACTAAAATCCGCTACCTTGGGTATGGCAGCTTCAGCCGCATTCGTACAGTCTGTTCTGGGTTGTGCAACTATTCTAATCGCAAATTGGATTGTTCGCAAAGTTGATCCAGATAGCGCGATGATGTAAGGAGGTTAGACTATGTCAACGAGAACGACTTACGAAACGGGCCTTGAGAAATTCAACCGTACAAGTAAGGTTGTAAATATCTTTTTCAACCTGATATTTATCATCTTGGCGCTGCTCTGCGTCATACCAGTAGTCGTTGTTCTATCTATTTCATTTTCCAGTGAGGAATCCATACGTGAGACAGGATATCATCTGCTGCCGGTTGCATTGTCAGGCGAGGCTTACGCCTATGTAGTCAAGCAGGGAACGATGATTCTGCGGGCACTCGGCGTATCCGCTCTTGTTACGGTGGTTGGTACTGTGCTCGGCGTATTGCTTACCACCTCCATGGGCTATGTGCTTTCCCGCCCAACCTACAAGCTGAATGGTTTTCTGACCTGGGTCGTATTCATCCCTATGATATTCAATGGCGGCTTGGTATCCAGCTACTTCATTAATACAAATTTAT from Paenibacillus sp. FSL H8-0548 encodes the following:
- a CDS encoding beta-galactosidase — protein: MKPIDALKEFRLGTCYYPEHWPEALWEDDFRRMSELGFSIVRVAEFAWSIFEPEEGVFSFELFDRALALAHKHGIKVIIGTPTATPPAWLTHKYPEVLNVTQEGVTLQHGLRRHYNYSSQKYRELSAIITRKMAEHYKDHPAVIGWQIDNEFNCEIGVFYAPADHDAFRIWLQEKYGTLDKLNEAWGTVFWSQTYSAWEQVFLPRPTPADHQPNPHQALDEKRFISDNTISYAKVQGDILRKVAPNHWVTTNGLFGHLDSHRMNDELLDFFSYDSYPQFSTIFYDKNEVNPLADRGWSQTLGAVRSISPNFAIMEQQSGPGGWVNRMDMPSPKPGQMRLWTYQSIAHGANMVLYFRWRTATVGNEIYWHGINDYHNQPNRRVREAGQIGAELAGAGDRIANTQFKAEIALLRDYDNEWDGEYDVWHGPFTWQSGKAWFKALNYRHIPSDMLYVRSGTTIEDLKRYKVLVYPHPAIMRDETAELLEQYVREGGIIIFGCRTGYKNEHGHAYMRPFPGAAAGLCGISVEEFTMVKGSRAATSMKWSGSGEALTGADSFNEILVVESDSAEAVAHYASDYYAGKPAVTKNVFGEGQAWYYGAVFNEEAAGQIIERLGLSSPASDWLTLPKEVELAIREGEDGPLYFLLNYSEQPALVTLNEEKTDLLTGSKLSGSLTLEGYGVVVLS
- a CDS encoding ABC transporter permease subunit, with amino-acid sequence MRSTAEQKNKRKRLRFQWHKQDTELTLLALPTTIWYILFCFLPMFGIIIAFKNFRISGGFLSNVFNSPWVGFKNFEFLFKSNDAWIIIRNTIGYNIIFIILGIVLPVLFAIMIGLLHNRKASKVYQTMMFLPYFLSWVVVSAVGWAFLSFDKGILNQMLVNMGGDPVNWYMEPSYWPYFLILLNVWKGLGYGMVIYLATITSLDSTYYEAAVIDGASIWQQTRYITLPMLKLVIVMLFILAVGRIFYTDFGLFYQVTRDSNSLFNVATTIDVLVYKQLKSATLGMAASAAFVQSVLGCATILIANWIVRKVDPDSAMM
- a CDS encoding AraC family transcriptional regulator codes for the protein MIKHYIIPNPSFSHYVCYPDLIGRYTDFPQHAERREQGQLKHYNLHLIYKGSGYVRSGSGGERLELGAGDGFLYPKHAFQQYGSSVEDPWDVRWIHFETQIPLPMLREADESGGWLFTFSNRERFKELMEEMYALCSPFETGNEPRLSALLYEILVELVQHSERLEGSSALEKQNAIRVAADQIRYKCEEPWSLERMAALAGYSSYHFLRLFQQVMGKTPNHYVTECRIDAAKLLLATTALSVTEVAARCGFAQASYFIRVFRSAETVSPKMYRTIYGQGTTSH